The genomic DNA CCATTCCGCGATGCTCAGCGTCTGGCCCGACCAGTCGGTGTGCCAGACCTCGTTGCCGTTGATCAACGCCGCGTTCTTCTCGTCCCACGGGAGTTTGCAGGATGCACTGATCATTTCTCCTCCTTCTCTGAATCTGCCGAGGTCATCCAGGTGATGACCGCTGGGACCGCACAGTAGAAAGGCTGAGCTGGAATGTTTCTCGACCGCATCGATACTCGACGAATCCGGCGTCGACGGGTGCGGCGGACCGGCACCGCGCGCGGCGTTCGGGTCGATCGCTGTCGGGATCGACGTTCCCGGGCAGGAAAGGGCTGGTCAGGACACATTCGGCATCGGCATCGATGCCGTCGGTCAATCTACGTCATGCCTCCCGGGGGCAACCGGCCGCCGATCGGCGTGTCCCGCGATCGTGTCCAGGGCGTGTCGATCCGGACCTTCCCCGTGGCAGACGTCCGGTGTGGCGGAGGCGTCGGCCCGCGGTTGATCAGTGCTGACCGGTGACGAACGCCTGTACAGCGTCGAAGAACTCCGGACCGCCCATGATCGAACCGCCGACGGTTCCGCCGACCAGCACGCCCAGGGGGATGCTGACGCCCCAGATCAGGAACAGGCATGCTCCGAGGAGTCCACCAACGATGGCGCCACCGACTACGCCGGGCATATTCTTGTCGATCTGCTCCACGAGCCGCTGGTAGGAGCTGACGTCCGTTTCTTGCGCAACACCTTCCACGGGTGGCCTCAGCGACAGGGTACGGCCGTCGGCGGCTATGTGGTGCGCCATGGTGATCGAGCGGCCGTCGGCGGTGTACGACTGCGGCACTTCCAGGACCGCCGCTCCGTCGCTCGTCTCGAGCATCACCGCGCCGTTACCCGCGAGTTCGAAGCTGCCGTTCTCTACGGTGGCGGTGATGACCTTGTCCACCGCCGACACGGCGATCCGGTAGCCGATCCCGTTGTCGACGCCCGAAATCGCTGCTTCCCGTCCTGTTTCGGTCGGTGCGGCGGGTCCTGCGTGGGCGGTTGCCGTTGTGACGGCCATGGCCGAGGCTGTCACGAGAACAGCAGCGGTCGTCTTTCCGAGCTTCATTCTTCGAACCCCTCTACTCAGGTGACTCTGATAGGCGGATCGAGTCGGACCGCGAGCGGTCGTCGGCGTGGTGCAGGAGTGTAGCCAAGAGGTGCGGGGTTCCGGATCGGTGGAGGGGGTGACGACTTGCCGCGCTCGAACCCGAACTTCTTCGAGAACTCCTGGTCGACGGCGTTGTCCCGGTACCCATCCCCCGGGCAGCAGCGCTTCCGGAGCGTCGAGCGATGCTCGGGTCGAATCCCGGGAAACCCCCGATGCGCAGTGGCGACCCCCGCCGATTCCGCTGCCCTTCCGCCGGTGCCGCCGTCGATCCAGGTGCTTCAGACGGCGATGGCGGCGCCGCAGATCCCGCAGGACTCGAACTGCTTGCGGCCCCAGCGCAGCACCGGGATGAAAAAGACCGTGAGCTGCGTGTACTCGCGCAGCCGGGTCCACTGCGTGGTGTTGTGGCAGCGCAGGCATGTCCGGGTCCCGCCCGGGCCGAGGGGCTTCTGCTTGCGCCCGTATCCGAAGAGTAGGAACACCCCTCCCAGGGTAGCCGGGGCAGCGCTCGCGGTTCATGCGCTCGATTCGGACCGAGAGGCGGTACCGCTCGGATCGGATCGGAGCGGACGCGCGGCCACGGCCTCGCTCGAGCGTACCGAACGCGTCTTCACCGCCGATCGCGCGAACCGGCTATGGGGTGGCGGACGCGACCTGCACGGACGGCCCGCTCACGCAACTCCGGCGGGTACTTCCTCGAACCCACGGACTTCATCCTTCCTCGAGAGATGAACTCCCCGATACCGTCGCCGTGAGGCCGAGGCCGCCGCGAGGGGATGAGCGGGGCCGGGACGGATCCGGATACCGGACTCGACCGTACGTGCGAGGCCGGGGCGCGGTGGTACGACAATTGCCGCTACCCTTGGCCACGCACGTGCACAATCGAGAGTTAGGTATTCATGGGAAGCGTCGTCCTCGACATCGTCGCCTTGGTCACCAACCGCGCCGCTGAGTTCTGGAACTGGCTCGCGACCGGATCCGCGGGTTTCCCGCCGGTGTAATCATCGCCGACGCCAACGCGATCAACCCCCGTCCTTCCCGGGCGGGGGTTGATTCGTGTCTGGGGGCCTATGCGCGGGAGGGCGGCGCGGGATCGCGGGGTTCGACCCACAGCGCCTCGGCCACCGCGCACAGCTCGCCCGCAGCGGTGGCCAGGGCGACGCCGACGGTGTGCTTGCGGCCTTCGGCGGCCACCGGCCATGCGTAGCTGATATGCGCGACACCGGCTTTCACCGGGGCCAATACCGTCGCGGTGAGGGCGGCGGTCACCGCGCCCGTCCTCATCCCGTGATAGGCGAAGCCCGCCACGCCGCCCGGGCAGTCCAGCGCCGACCAGACGTTCTCGATCGAGAGCGTGCCGTCGGGTCCGGCCAGGGCCGGGTCGGGCGTCCACGCCGAGACGATCAGGCCGCGCTGCCGCAATGTGCAGGGGAACAGCCGAAGGCCCCGTCCTGGCTCGCACCCCTGGCCACAGCCGTAGCAGCGGGTGACTTCGCGCCGAGCGGACTTGCGCCCGCGCTCGGTGGCGGCCACGACCTCGTCCCATTCGGGGCAGGTCGGTACGTCGAGATCCAGGCTCGCCGGACGCGCCTCGGTGAGGACGGTGCCCGCGAGATCGGTGAGCGCGGTGCCGCCGCGGTCGGTCCTGGTGAGCGCCAGCGGCGTGGCAACGGGTACCGCGGCGCGGAAATCCACGCGCTGAGTCGCGCCGGGGGAGCGGTCGGCCAGCACGCCCGCGACGTACCCGCCGAAGGCGACCTCCGGATAGCCGAATATGTGCTCGGGGACGGTGATCCGGTCCAGCTCGATCATGCGGTGCGTTGTCCTTCCGATCGCGTCACGGCCGCCGCGCCGCCGCGCTCAGGCGACCTGGCGCGGTGACGTTCGACGATACCGGGTGGACGGTTCGCTACCCGCGGGCGCCGCTGCCGGCGGAGGCCGCCTCGGCGGGCTGGTCGAGCAGTCGCTCGCAGGCCTCGATCAGGCGGGTGCGCAATATCGCGGCCCACTCGGACAGCGCGAGCTGAGCGCGTACGTACTCCGAACGGCCCGAAGGGATTTCGATGCGGACCGGTTCGTAGCCGTAGTCGCGCAGATCGTAAGGGCTGGCGCGCATGTCGAGGTCGCGGGCCGCGCAGGCGAATTCGAAGCAGTCGAGCAGCAGCTCGGAATCGACCAGGGGGACCAGCTTGAAGCACCACTTGTACAGATCCATGCCCGCATGCAGGCACCCCGGCTGCTCGTAGGCGATCTGGTCGTCGCGGGTCAGGGCGGTGGCATTGCGGCCCTCGGCGTCGGGGGTGAAGAACCGGAAGGCGTCGAAATGCGTGCAGCGCAGCGACATCGATTCGACCACCGCGTCGGTGCCCGCGCTGCCCAGCCGTAACGGCACCTGCCGGTGGCGGACCTCGTCGGTGCGGTACACCATGGCCCACTCGTGCAGTCCGAAGCAGGACAGGTGCGCGGATCGGGCGGCGGTGGCGCGCAGCAGATCGGCGACGAACCGCACGGTGTCGCGGCGGCGGTCCAGGAAAACCGGGTCCGCGGTGTACACGTCCTCGGTGGTCGGGAGCCCGGGGAGACGATGCGCGGACAGGCGGTGGTAACCGCGTGCGCCGTCGTACTCATGCGCGGCCGACAGCCCCACGCCAAACCCCGGATGCCAGCGTCGCAGTTGCGCCGGCTTCTGGCCGTAATAGGTGAACAGGAAGTCGATCACGGGGTGGGATTCGCCGGTCGCCCGCCGTCGCAGATATGGCCCGGCGAGCTCGTCGAACCGCGCGCGATGCGCGGCCGCCCTGGCTCGCCATTCCGTTCCGGCCAGCACGATCACCTCGGCCTGTTCCCTTCTCTTACAGCTCGTACTCGCCGACCGATCATCCCGCACCCCCGCGAACGGCGTGCCCGGCCCCCGCGTAAAGCTGCCTGCGGGGGCCGGGGTGAGTAGTCCCCGTCCGGTCCGGACGGGACCGTTATGTCGCCGGTGCGATGATCACGCCGCGCTTGTGAGACGATCGCCCCACGTGGCGGCGCGGAGGGCTGGTGCGATCACTCCGCGTTGCGGTGCGTGGTGTCGCGGACGGTGCCGACGAACTCCTCCACCAGATCCTCCAGCGCGACGATGCCGCAGGTGTTGCCCCGGCTGTCGACCACCCGGCCCAGGTGACTGCTGGTGCGCCGCAGCCGGGCCAGTGCCTCGACCAGCGGAGTACCGATGGTCAGGGCGGGCAGCGGCCGGATATCGGTGCGCGGGATCGGCGTGCCCGGTCCGGCGGCTTCGTCGGCGACCTTGTCCAGCACGTCCTTGACGTGCAGATAGCCCACGAGCGAGCCGTCGCCCGCACG from Nocardia higoensis includes the following:
- a CDS encoding zinc-ribbon domain-containing protein, with protein sequence MFLLFGYGRKQKPLGPGGTRTCLRCHNTTQWTRLREYTQLTVFFIPVLRWGRKQFESCGICGAAIAV
- a CDS encoding 3-methyladenine DNA glycosylase, encoding MIVLAGTEWRARAAAHRARFDELAGPYLRRRATGESHPVIDFLFTYYGQKPAQLRRWHPGFGVGLSAAHEYDGARGYHRLSAHRLPGLPTTEDVYTADPVFLDRRRDTVRFVADLLRATAARSAHLSCFGLHEWAMVYRTDEVRHRQVPLRLGSAGTDAVVESMSLRCTHFDAFRFFTPDAEGRNATALTRDDQIAYEQPGCLHAGMDLYKWCFKLVPLVDSELLLDCFEFACAARDLDMRASPYDLRDYGYEPVRIEIPSGRSEYVRAQLALSEWAAILRTRLIEACERLLDQPAEAASAGSGARG
- a CDS encoding PaaI family thioesterase, translated to MIELDRITVPEHIFGYPEVAFGGYVAGVLADRSPGATQRVDFRAAVPVATPLALTRTDRGGTALTDLAGTVLTEARPASLDLDVPTCPEWDEVVAATERGRKSARREVTRCYGCGQGCEPGRGLRLFPCTLRQRGLIVSAWTPDPALAGPDGTLSIENVWSALDCPGGVAGFAYHGMRTGAVTAALTATVLAPVKAGVAHISYAWPVAAEGRKHTVGVALATAAGELCAVAEALWVEPRDPAPPSRA